The stretch of DNA TTGAATGCGGGGTTTAAAAGGACGTTTTCGAGAAGCCAGTCCCTTTTGCGACAAGTTTCAGCTTCGAGGCGTTTTAAGTCCCACCACATTCCCGGGCCTTTATCTTGGAGAAGACGCCTCGTTTCATCTTCAATGAGTTGTCGGATATATTTCGGATCAATAATGATTTTGAACTCTGTTCTTTCCTCCATGACTTCCCTCTCCTTTAATTTCTTGAT from Paenibacillus sophorae encodes:
- a CDS encoding DUF771 domain-containing protein, whose amino-acid sequence is MEERTEFKIIIDPKYIRQLIEDETRRLLQDKGPGMWWDLKRLEAETCRKRDWLLENVLLNPAFKEQMQFITNNCEGGRWMFRGLEMQRFLDEHFHDLNRPR